The nucleotide sequence ACCGGCGGCAGGTCGCGCGGGTCGTCCAGCCGGTGCGTGGCGTCGTCGTGGCGGTCGAAGTAGATGATCTCGCGGCCGTCCGCCAGCCGCGCCGTCGTGCGTTTCATCGGTGTCCATCCATCGGGTGCGTCGGAGCGAGGATCAGCTCGCCGACCTGGTCGGCGAGGGCTTCGCGGGCGTCGGCAGGCAGGCCGTCGTCGGTGACCAGCACGTCCGCGCCGGCCAGCCCGGCGATCGTGCTGATGCCCACGGTGCCCCACTTCGTGTGGTCGGCGACGACGACCAGCCGGCGCCCGGCGGCGACCAGCGCGCGGTCGGTGTCGGCCTCCAGCAGGTTCGGCGTGGTGAACCCGGCGCCGGCGTCCATGCCGTGCACGCCCAGGAACACGACGTCGAGGTGCAGCTGGTGCAGCGACGAGACCGCGACCGGCCCGACCAGGGCGTCGGACGGCGTGCGCACCCCGCCGGTCAGCACGACGTCGAGGTCGGTGCGGTCGTCGTCGTGCAGCTCGTCGGCGATGCGGATCGAGTTCGTGACGACGGTGAGCCGCGGGATCTCGCGCAGCCGCCGGGCCAGCGTCCACGTCGTCGTCCCGGCCGACAGCCCGACGGCCGACCCCGGCTCGACCAGCTCGGCGGCGGCCCGTGCGATGGCCTCCTTCTCCGCCTGCTGACGCAGCTGCTTGGTCCGGAAGCCGGGCTCGTCGGTACTGGGAGAGCGCTTCGACGTGGCGCCGCCGTGCACCTTGTCCAGCTCACCGCGGGCGACCAGCGTGTCGAGGTCGCGGCGGATCGTCATGTCCGAGACGCCGAACCGGCCGGCGAGGTCGCTGACCGTGGCGGCGCCGCGTCGC is from Jiangella alkaliphila and encodes:
- a CDS encoding DeoR/GlpR family DNA-binding transcription regulator — its product is MLAAERQALILDEVQRRGAATVSDLAGRFGVSDMTIRRDLDTLVARGELDKVHGGATSKRSPSTDEPGFRTKQLRQQAEKEAIARAAAELVEPGSAVGLSAGTTTWTLARRLREIPRLTVVTNSIRIADELHDDDRTDLDVVLTGGVRTPSDALVGPVAVSSLHQLHLDVVFLGVHGMDAGAGFTTPNLLEADTDRALVAAGRRLVVVADHTKWGTVGISTIAGLAGADVLVTDDGLPADAREALADQVGELILAPTHPMDGHR